The following DNA comes from Pseudosulfitobacter pseudonitzschiae.
GAGATGGCCGAACTGTTGCAGCTTAGCCCGATGCTGGACCGCAAGGCGGCGGGGCTGTCGGTGAACATCCTGCAACGCCTGGCCATCGGGCGCTCTGCGGTTGTGGAACCGGCCATCTTTTTGCTGGACGAGCCGCTGTCGAATGTGGACGCGGCGTTTCGGGCGGTCATGCGGTCCGAGCTGAAGGCGCTGCAACGCCAGTTCAAACAGACGATGGTTTATGTGACCCACGACCAGTTGGAAGCGATGACCATGGCCGACAGGATTGCCGTGATGGACCATGGCAAGCTGTTGCAGGTGGGCACGCCACTTGAGGTCTATAACAACCCTGTCGACACGTTTGTGGCGCAATTTATCGGGGCGCCGGGGATGAACCTGCTAAGCGGAACCGTCACTGGTGGCGACACCGGCAATGTGATTGATCTGGGGTCTGCGGGGCATTCCGGGCCGGTGACAACGGGGCAGGGCGGCGACGTTCTGTTCGGTTTCAGACCCGAACAGGTGCATCCCGATCCCAATGGACCATTGGAGATGCGCATTGTCACAGTCGAGCGGATCGGCGCGCGCACCATTCTGCACCTTGACGCAGGCGCACGCCGCGCCAAAGCCGTGCTGGACAGCGAAACACCGCATCCCGATCAGGGAGAGCTGTTCCGCTTTTCCGTCGCCGCAAGCGATGCGCGTCTGTTTGATTCCGCAACACAAGGGGCGCTCTGATGGCTTCGATTTCCTTTCGCAATGTGACCAAGCGGTTTGGCGACACCGTGGCCGTGGACAACGTCACACTCGATATCCGCGACAACGCGTTTTTCTGCCTGTTCGGCCCGCCGCTGTCGGGCAAGTCGACGATCCTCAAGCTGATCCTGGGACTCGAGCATCCCGACGAGGGCGAGATTTTGATTGATGGTCGTCCTGTGACCAACGTCAGCCCCGCCAAACGCAACGTGGCGATGGTGTTTCAGAACCTTGCGCTGTTCCCGCATATGACCGCGTTGAAGAACATCCGTTTTCCACTGGTCGAACGGCGCATCGACCCACAAACGATTGCCGCGCGGGTGACGGATGTAACCGACAAGCTGCACATCGGTCACATCCTGCACAAGCCGCCCGCCCAGCTTTCCGGCGGCGAGCGGCAGCGCGTGGCGATTGCGCGTGCGTTGGTGCGTGATCCGGTGGCCTATCTGATGGACGACCCGATTTCGGCGCTGGACGCCCGCCTGCGGGAAGAAACCCGCGTCGAGTTGCGCCGCATTCAGCAGCAGATGGGCAAGACGCTGGTCTATGTGACCCACGATCAGGAAGAAGCGATGTCGGTCGCTGACAGCATGGCAATTTTCGAGAACGGCAAGGTGCGCCAGACCGGCAAGCCCGAAGACCTGTATCGCCACCCCAATTCCACCTATGTGGCGTCGATGCTGGGGGCACCTGCGATGAACGTGGTTCCGATGGGGCTGGCATCCGGTTTGCAGGTTCCGAATATGCCTACACGCGCAGAAAGCCTAGGCGTGCGGCCAGAAAATCTGCGCATCGCCTCCGGTCAGGGTGCCACGATCACCGAAGTTGAACCGCTCGGCGGGTTCACGACACTGACGGTCGATCTACAGGGCACCCCATTGCGCGCGACTCTGCGCGGACAGCCGAGATTTTCGGCGGGAGAGAGCGTGGCGCTGTCTGTCGATGCCGGACGGGCGCATTTCTTTGACCCCGCCGGTGCAGTTCTAGTGGCGCAGTAATATGAAGAGGGAGGAAAATATGAACGACTTTGCCGTGCAGCCCGATCCCGAAATTCGGGTGCGCAAGTACAAGATAGGGGCGATTGGCGCGGGCATGATCATGGCCGAATGCCATCTGGCGGCCTATGCCGAGGCGGGTTTTCCGGTGGTCGCCATCGCGTCGCGCACAAAGGCTAACGCCCAAGCGGTCGCAGACCGCTGGAAGATCGGCACTGTCCATGACACGCCCGAGGACCTGATTGCGGATTCCGAGGTCGAGATCGTGGATATCGCCTATCCGCCCGACCAGCAGCCGCAATTGATCCGCAAGGCGCTGGCGTCCCCCAACATCAAAGCCGTTCTGGCGCAAAAGCCGCTGGCGCTGACGCTGGAAGAAGCCCGCGCCCTGCGCGACGAGGCAAGTGCCGCAGGCAAGCCGCTCTCGGTGAACCAGAACATGCGCTATGACCAATCGATGCAGGTACTCAAGCAATTGTTGGACCGCAATGCACTAGGCGATCCTGTGTTCGCGCAGATCGACATGCACGCGATCCCGCATTGGCAAGGGTTTCTGAAAGGATATGACCGCCTGACGTTGTCGAACATGTCGGTTCACCATCTTGACGCGCTGCGTTTCCTGTTTGGCGATCCGGACGAGGTCACGACGGTGACCCGCACGGATCCTCGCACGGAATTCAACCACGAGGACGGCATTGTTGTCACCACGCTGCGGTTTCCGTCGGGCCTGATGGCGCTGAGCACCGAGGACGTGTGGTCGGGACCGCGCCAAGAGGGATACGACGATGATCAATCCATCACCTGGCGCGTCGAGGGCACGAAGGGCGTGGCCAAGGGCACGATCGGCTGGCCCACAGGGGCTGCATCGACGCTGTCTTATAATTCCATCACCGAAACGAATGGCAAATGGGTCACGCCCGAGTGGGACACCATGTGGTTCCCCCACGCATTCATCGGCGTGATGGAACAGCTTCAACATGCCATCGACACCGGCACACCGCCGGTTTTGAACGTCGCCGATAACGTCCGCACAATGGCGCTGGTCGAGACAGCCTATCAATCCATCAACAAGGGCCGGACCGTCCGGCTTGACCTAACCAAAGACTGAGGGAGGAACTTACCATGATGCAAACAGGAATTTTTTCGGGATATTTCCCGTATGATCTGAAAAAGACGGCCGAGGTTATTCGTGGCCACGATTTCAACACTGTGCAGCTGGACCTGCACTTCAAGGACATCGACGTGACCGATGGACAGGTCACAGCCGAGAAATGCCGCACCATCCGCGACACGTTCCGCGATCACCATCTGCCGATTTCTTGTATCTCGGCCTATACCAACATCGTGCATCCCGACGCCGGTGAACGCACTAAGCGCAACGGTCGGCTCAAGGAAATTCTGGCCCATGCGCAATATCTGGGCTCACCCTATGTGATTTCGGAAACGGGCACTTTTGATACTGACAGTGATTGGGTGCATCATCCCAAGAACAAAACCGAAGAGGGCTGGGACGACTGCCGCACGGTGATCGCGGATCTGGCGCAACACGCTTATGATCACGGCTCCGTTTTCCTGCTGGAAACCTACGTCAACAACGTCGTTGGATCGGTCGAGGAAACACTGCGCATGTTCGCCGAGGTGGATCACCCGGGTCTTGGATTGTTGATGGATCCGACCAACTATTTCGAAGCGCACAACATCGACGATATGGACAAGATTCTGAACCAGGTGTTTGACGCCCTGTCGGACAAGATCAAGATCGGCCACGCCAAAGATGTAAAACGCTCGGGCGATGACAAGTCGGAAAAACACTCGGATATTGGCGACGATAGCGCCGCAGAAAGCCACACCTTCCGCGGGGTGGGCGAGATCGAGCTGCCCGCACCGGGGCTGGGCGAGCTGAACTATGACCTCTACTTCCAGCGATTGGCCAAAAAACACCCGAACATTCCGATGATCATCGAGCACCTGGATGAATCGGATGTGCCGCGCGCGAAGAAGTTTATTGATGGCAAAATGCGCGCCAACGGTTGCTGATAGCCGGCAGGCCGCCCAACGCGGCCTGCCGCACTGAATATAAAGCGAAACAAGGCGCCCCGGGGATCTGTCGGCGGCGGACGGAGACAGTATGGTAAAGCTATACGGCAAGAACCTGACACGTCACGAGGCAGAGGCCGTCAGCGGCTCTCTCGGTCATGCGGCCGGTGTGCGGATGATGACACTGGGGGATGGGCTGGAGCGGGGCATTCGGATGCTGGAGTTTCGGACCGGCTCCGGTCTGCGTTTTACAGTGCTGGTGGATCGTGCGATGGACATCGCCGATTGCGAACACAACGGTCGAGCGATCGGCTGGCATTCACCGGCCGGTTTCCGCAATCCGGCGCTCAGCGACTACGAAGGCGAAGGCGGCCTGGGCTGGATGCGCAGCTTTTCCGGCCTGATGGTGACCTGCGGGTTGGATCATATCCTGTTCATGGCCGAAACACCGACGCCTGAATATGTCTATGGCCCCCGCGCCACGGCCAAACATTCCCTGCATGGGCGCGTAGGCACCATTCCCGCACGTCTGACCGGCTACGGCGAAAGATGGGAAGGCGACCGCTGCATCCTGTGGGCCGAAGGGGTCGTGACCCAAGGTACGGTTTTTGGGGAACATCTGGAACTGCACCGCCGGATCGAGATCGAAGTCGGCAGCGACGACATCCAACTGTCGGACCGCGTGGTAAACCGCGGCTTTTATGAAACGCCGCATATGTTTTGCTATCACATCAACGTGGGCCATCCGGTGACCGAGGAAGGCACGCGCTACCTTGCGCCCGTCCGCGAGGTAGTCTGGGCTGCGCATGCCGACGAATACGACCGGCAAGGTGTGGGCTATCGCAAGATCTCCGAGCCGAAAATGGGATTTCACGAGCAGGTCTGGCAGCATGAGATGGTTGCCGACACGAACGGCAACGTGCCCGTTGCCTTGGTCAACGACCGGCTTGGTCTGGGTTTCTTGGTAACAACACGCAAGGACCAGTTCCCCTGCATGTACGAATGGCAAAACCTTCAGGCCGGTCAGTATGCCGTGGGCATCGAGCCGTCGACCAATCATGTGCTTGGCAATCTGGGCGCGCGTGACCGCGACGAGCTGATCCGCCTGAGCCACGGCGAGGAACGACGCTATGACACAACGTTCACCATCCTGCCTGACGCGGATGCAATCGCGCAGGCCGAGGCGCAGATTGTCGCCATAGCTCAGCAACCAGACGAGGATTTTCCAACACCATCAGGCCAGTTCCGGCCGATAGGAGGCCGCGCATGAAACGCGAGACTGCGATGGTTGCCTCGACCATCCAAGGCATTCTGGCCGGACGGCGGGTGCTTTATACGGGTGCCGCAGGCGGACTGGGGCATCAAACCACCCTTGAAATGCTGGCCGCCGGCGCCGAGGTTTTTGCGATTGATCGGGATCACTCCAAGAACGAAAGGCTGATGGCCGACACGCCGCCAGAGCTGGCTGACCGCTTGCGCTTGGTCGAAATGGACCTGACCGATGGCCCCGCACTCGAGGCGAAGCTGGCCGAAATCACGCAGAACGCGCCGCTGGATGTGGTGATCAACAATGCTGCGATCTATCCGTCGAAGCCCTTCGAAGACTATTCGATGGAAGAACTGCGTCTGGTGCA
Coding sequences within:
- a CDS encoding Gfo/Idh/MocA family protein, producing the protein MNDFAVQPDPEIRVRKYKIGAIGAGMIMAECHLAAYAEAGFPVVAIASRTKANAQAVADRWKIGTVHDTPEDLIADSEVEIVDIAYPPDQQPQLIRKALASPNIKAVLAQKPLALTLEEARALRDEASAAGKPLSVNQNMRYDQSMQVLKQLLDRNALGDPVFAQIDMHAIPHWQGFLKGYDRLTLSNMSVHHLDALRFLFGDPDEVTTVTRTDPRTEFNHEDGIVVTTLRFPSGLMALSTEDVWSGPRQEGYDDDQSITWRVEGTKGVAKGTIGWPTGAASTLSYNSITETNGKWVTPEWDTMWFPHAFIGVMEQLQHAIDTGTPPVLNVADNVRTMALVETAYQSINKGRTVRLDLTKD
- a CDS encoding aldose 1-epimerase family protein — translated: MVKLYGKNLTRHEAEAVSGSLGHAAGVRMMTLGDGLERGIRMLEFRTGSGLRFTVLVDRAMDIADCEHNGRAIGWHSPAGFRNPALSDYEGEGGLGWMRSFSGLMVTCGLDHILFMAETPTPEYVYGPRATAKHSLHGRVGTIPARLTGYGERWEGDRCILWAEGVVTQGTVFGEHLELHRRIEIEVGSDDIQLSDRVVNRGFYETPHMFCYHINVGHPVTEEGTRYLAPVREVVWAAHADEYDRQGVGYRKISEPKMGFHEQVWQHEMVADTNGNVPVALVNDRLGLGFLVTTRKDQFPCMYEWQNLQAGQYAVGIEPSTNHVLGNLGARDRDELIRLSHGEERRYDTTFTILPDADAIAQAEAQIVAIAQQPDEDFPTPSGQFRPIGGRA
- a CDS encoding sugar phosphate isomerase/epimerase family protein, with the translated sequence MMQTGIFSGYFPYDLKKTAEVIRGHDFNTVQLDLHFKDIDVTDGQVTAEKCRTIRDTFRDHHLPISCISAYTNIVHPDAGERTKRNGRLKEILAHAQYLGSPYVISETGTFDTDSDWVHHPKNKTEEGWDDCRTVIADLAQHAYDHGSVFLLETYVNNVVGSVEETLRMFAEVDHPGLGLLMDPTNYFEAHNIDDMDKILNQVFDALSDKIKIGHAKDVKRSGDDKSEKHSDIGDDSAAESHTFRGVGEIELPAPGLGELNYDLYFQRLAKKHPNIPMIIEHLDESDVPRAKKFIDGKMRANGC
- a CDS encoding ABC transporter ATP-binding protein; translated protein: MASISFRNVTKRFGDTVAVDNVTLDIRDNAFFCLFGPPLSGKSTILKLILGLEHPDEGEILIDGRPVTNVSPAKRNVAMVFQNLALFPHMTALKNIRFPLVERRIDPQTIAARVTDVTDKLHIGHILHKPPAQLSGGERQRVAIARALVRDPVAYLMDDPISALDARLREETRVELRRIQQQMGKTLVYVTHDQEEAMSVADSMAIFENGKVRQTGKPEDLYRHPNSTYVASMLGAPAMNVVPMGLASGLQVPNMPTRAESLGVRPENLRIASGQGATITEVEPLGGFTTLTVDLQGTPLRATLRGQPRFSAGESVALSVDAGRAHFFDPAGAVLVAQ
- a CDS encoding ABC transporter ATP-binding protein, with amino-acid sequence MTEIVMQNLGKDFGDFTALANMDLTIGDGEFVALLGPSGCGKSTTMNMIAGMLTPSHGDIRFDGRNMNDVPMAKRGVGFVFQNYAIFTHMTVRDNLAYGLKAQGVSKSEITRRVGEMAELLQLSPMLDRKAAGLSVNILQRLAIGRSAVVEPAIFLLDEPLSNVDAAFRAVMRSELKALQRQFKQTMVYVTHDQLEAMTMADRIAVMDHGKLLQVGTPLEVYNNPVDTFVAQFIGAPGMNLLSGTVTGGDTGNVIDLGSAGHSGPVTTGQGGDVLFGFRPEQVHPDPNGPLEMRIVTVERIGARTILHLDAGARRAKAVLDSETPHPDQGELFRFSVAASDARLFDSATQGAL